A window of Perognathus longimembris pacificus isolate PPM17 chromosome 6, ASM2315922v1, whole genome shotgun sequence contains these coding sequences:
- the Prnd gene encoding prion-like protein doppel, translating into MKKHVGAWWLAIACVLLFSHLSLAKARGVKHRFKWNRKPLPSPVHVTEARVAENRPGTFIKQGRKLDIDFGAEGNRYYEANYWQFPDGIHYEGCADANVTKEMFVARCINATQAANEAEFAREKDKLYQRVLWRLIKELCSVKQCDFWLERGEGCRVAGLNQLAMLGLLLCMWFILT; encoded by the coding sequence ATGAAGAAGCACGTGGGCGCCTGGTGGCTGGCCATTGCCTGCGTGCTGCTCTTCAGCCATCTCTCCCTGGCCAAGGCGCGCGGCGTGAAGCACAGGTTCAAGTGGAACCGGAAGCCTCTGCCCAGCCCTGTCCACGTCACCGAGGCCCGCGTCGCCGAGAACCGCCCGGGGACCTTCATCAAGCAAGGCCGGAAGCTCGACATCGACTTCGGAGCCGAGGGCAACCGGTACTACGAAGCCAACTACTGGCAGTTCCCCGACGGCATCCACTACGAGGGCTGCGCCGACGCCAACGTCACCAAGGAGATGTTCGTGGCCCGCTGCATCAACGCCACGCAGGCGGCCAACGAGGCCGAGTTCGCCCGCGAGAAGGACAAGCTCTACCAGCGGGTCCTGTGGCGGCTCATCAAGGAGCTCTGCTCCGTCAAGCAGTGCGATTTCTGGCTGGAGCGGGGCGAGGGCTGCCGGGTGGCCGGCCTGAACCAGCTCGCCATGCTCGGCCTGCTGCTCTGCATGTGGTTCATCCTGACCTAA
- the LOC125353291 gene encoding major prion protein, with product MANLGCWLLVLFVATWSDLGLCKKRTKPGGGWNTGGSRYPGQGSPGGNRYPPQGGAGWGQPHGGGWGQPHGGGWGQPHGGGWGQGGGSHNQWNKPNKPKTSMKHMAGAAAAGAVVGGLGGYMLGSAMSRPLMHFGNDYEDRYYRENMNRYPSQVYYKPVDQYNNQNNFVHDCVNITVKQHTVTTTTKGDNFTETDVKIMERMVEQMCITQYQKESRAYYEPRSAAVFFSSLPMILLISFLIFLIVG from the coding sequence ATGGCGAACCTTGGTTGCTGGCTGCTGGTTCTCTTTGTGGCCACATGGAGTGACCTTGGCCTCTGCAAGAAGCGGACGAAGCCTGGAGGAGGGTGGAACACTGGAGGGAGTCGATACCCAGGGCAGGGGAGCCCTGGAGGCAACCGATACCCCCCTCAGGGTGGTGCTGGCTGGGGGCAGCCCCATGGAGGTGGCTGGGGACAGCCCCATGGTGGTGGCTGGGGACAGCCTCACGGTGGTGGCTGGGGGCAGGGTGGTGGCTCCCACAATCAGTGGAATAAGCCCAATAAGCCAAAAACCAGTATGAAGCATatggcaggagcagcagcagctgggGCAGTAGTGGGAGGCCTGGGGGGTTATATGTTGGGCAGCGCCATGAGCAGGCCCCTTATGCACTTTGGCAATGACTACGAGGACCGTTACTACCGCGAGAACATGAACCGTTACCCCAGCCAAGTGTACTACAAGCCCGTGGATCAGTACAACAACCAGAACAACTTCGTGCACGACTGCGTCAACATCACGGTTAAGCAGCACAcggtgaccaccaccaccaaaggagACAACTTCACCGAGACCGATGTGAAGATCATGGAGCGGATGGTAGAGCAGATGTGCATTACCCAGTACCAGAAGGAATCCCGAGCCTACTATGAACCTCGGTCTGCCGCTGTGTTCTTCTCCTCCCTGCCCATGATCCTCCTCATCTCCTTCCTCATCTTCTTGATAGTGGGGTGA